One region of Candidatus Saccharibacteria bacterium genomic DNA includes:
- the purD gene encoding phosphoribosylamine--glycine ligase, which produces MAKILIIGSGGREHALAWGIAQSPKAEKVYVSPGNAGTAQEQKCENVALSDKAATLAFCKEQAIDLVVIGPEAPLVAGQSDHLRANGITVFGASKAAAQLEASKAFATHFMQKHGITIPESVIVTSAEAAQAAITIFGGPEKSVIKANGLAGGKGVFLPENEAEAGYAIEKITSGAMDGDGSRFVVQARNHGPEVSVFVLSDGQNYQIIPLASQDHKRLLAGDKGPNTGGMGVYAPLPSWMLSAKQWEKIDEIAQKSITGMATEHTPYQGVLYLGLMLSEELGGDPLVIEYNARFGDPETEVVIPLLQGNDVDIYEMLYATATGNIANFPLPTSLNGAALTICLAAEGYPESPVTGMVIEGLSENYRNVSVFHGGTKLDDAKNTVSSGGRVLYVTSLGVNLQAASEAANSAIGENGIHFKNMQYRSDIAWRALNST; this is translated from the coding sequence ATGGCAAAAATATTAATCATTGGGAGTGGCGGCCGAGAGCATGCACTAGCCTGGGGCATAGCACAGTCACCAAAGGCTGAAAAGGTGTACGTTTCGCCCGGAAATGCCGGAACTGCTCAAGAGCAAAAATGCGAAAACGTCGCACTATCTGACAAGGCAGCTACGCTCGCTTTTTGCAAAGAACAGGCGATTGATCTTGTTGTTATTGGGCCCGAAGCGCCATTGGTCGCAGGGCAAAGTGACCACCTGCGTGCCAACGGCATCACGGTGTTTGGCGCGAGCAAGGCAGCCGCACAGCTTGAAGCCAGTAAAGCTTTCGCCACCCATTTTATGCAAAAACACGGCATTACTATTCCAGAGTCGGTCATCGTAACATCGGCCGAAGCTGCTCAGGCGGCTATAACTATTTTCGGTGGACCAGAAAAAAGCGTCATTAAAGCAAACGGGCTTGCCGGTGGCAAGGGTGTATTTTTGCCAGAAAATGAGGCTGAAGCAGGGTACGCCATAGAAAAAATTACCAGTGGCGCCATGGATGGTGACGGCAGTCGGTTTGTTGTGCAAGCCCGCAACCACGGACCGGAAGTTTCAGTGTTTGTGCTGAGCGACGGACAGAACTACCAGATTATTCCGCTCGCTTCTCAAGATCACAAGCGGTTACTGGCAGGAGATAAGGGCCCAAACACTGGAGGCATGGGTGTGTATGCTCCCCTGCCCAGTTGGATGCTATCGGCAAAACAATGGGAGAAGATAGACGAAATTGCTCAGAAAAGTATCACCGGCATGGCTACAGAACATACGCCCTATCAAGGTGTCTTGTACCTCGGACTTATGCTTTCCGAAGAACTTGGCGGCGATCCGCTAGTCATAGAGTACAATGCGCGCTTCGGTGACCCAGAAACCGAAGTCGTCATCCCGCTACTACAGGGTAACGACGTCGATATATACGAAATGCTCTATGCCACAGCAACCGGAAATATTGCCAACTTTCCACTACCAACTTCACTTAATGGCGCCGCCCTTACCATCTGCCTCGCGGCTGAAGGCTACCCTGAATCGCCCGTCACGGGCATGGTAATCGAAGGCTTGAGTGAAAATTATAGAAATGTTTCTGTTTTCCACGGCGGGACAAAACTTGATGACGCCAAAAATACAGTTAGCTCCGGCGGCCGTGTCCTCTATGTGACCAGCCTTGGCGTTAACTTACAAGCCGCTTCCGAAGCCGCAAACAGTGCCATTGGTGAAAATGGTATCCATTTCAAAAACATGCAATATCGCTCCGACATTGCATGGCGCGCCCTTAACTCGACCTAG
- a CDS encoding UDP-N-acetylglucosamine 1-carboxyvinyltransferase: protein MTTQTNERIGDFVARVRQERGMTQAELAKRLGTSQSAINRIEKGRQNLSLETLGRLSEALNKQIISLGSGSVNLRIAGGHELSGSIQLKTSKNAAVGLLCAALLNHGTTKFLNFPRIEEVFRILEVLESIGIQAKWSNGSDLELRRPAELKLDKMNKEAARKTRTVIMLMGPLMHELHEFKIPYAGGCKLGERTVEPHLFALQEFGLDAKAHAGSYHVTVKPKPAGRFALYEMGDTVTENALLAAAGSPDETVIEFASANYMVQDVCFFLQKLGVHIEGTGTSTLRIRGVSHIKKNVTYAPAEDPIEAMFFISAAVTTNSEITIERVPIAFVTLELLKLKKMGLRYDITERYPAANGKTELVNLHIYKHNGELRALTDKIHSLPYPGINTDNLPYFVPIAAVAKGRTLIHDWMYENRAIYYTEVTKIGATIELADPHRVYITGPTKFTRADVFCPPALRPASLLLIGMLAADGISTLRNIYTIQRGYEDLAERLNSLGARIEVFHDL, encoded by the coding sequence ATGACAACACAGACAAATGAACGAATTGGTGATTTTGTGGCGCGCGTGCGCCAAGAACGCGGCATGACACAAGCAGAACTCGCAAAACGACTTGGTACGAGCCAGTCGGCAATCAACAGAATCGAAAAAGGGCGTCAAAACCTTAGCCTTGAAACACTTGGGCGACTGAGCGAAGCTCTGAACAAGCAAATTATTTCCCTGGGTAGTGGCAGTGTCAACCTGCGGATTGCGGGTGGGCATGAACTAAGCGGTTCCATACAACTAAAAACAAGTAAAAACGCGGCGGTTGGACTTTTGTGTGCTGCGCTGCTCAATCACGGAACGACAAAATTTCTCAACTTCCCACGGATAGAAGAAGTTTTTCGTATCTTAGAAGTTCTAGAAAGTATTGGCATTCAGGCAAAATGGTCAAACGGCAGCGACTTGGAGCTGCGTCGACCGGCCGAGCTCAAGCTCGACAAAATGAACAAAGAAGCCGCCCGTAAAACTCGCACCGTCATTATGCTAATGGGGCCACTTATGCACGAACTGCATGAGTTCAAAATACCATACGCCGGAGGCTGTAAATTAGGTGAACGCACAGTCGAGCCCCACCTGTTTGCGCTTCAGGAATTTGGGCTCGACGCGAAAGCACATGCCGGAAGCTACCACGTTACGGTAAAGCCAAAGCCAGCCGGCCGTTTTGCACTATACGAAATGGGTGATACCGTTACGGAAAACGCGCTCCTGGCAGCCGCCGGAAGCCCAGATGAGACCGTAATTGAATTTGCGAGTGCAAACTATATGGTGCAGGATGTGTGCTTTTTCCTCCAAAAGCTGGGGGTACACATAGAAGGTACCGGGACGAGCACACTACGAATTCGCGGCGTCAGTCACATAAAGAAAAATGTGACGTATGCTCCGGCAGAAGACCCCATAGAAGCAATGTTTTTTATTTCTGCTGCAGTCACGACCAACTCAGAAATTACGATTGAGCGCGTTCCAATTGCGTTTGTAACATTGGAACTCCTGAAACTCAAAAAAATGGGTCTACGATATGACATAACTGAACGATACCCCGCTGCAAATGGTAAGACTGAACTGGTAAATCTGCACATCTACAAACACAACGGCGAACTGCGCGCACTTACCGATAAAATTCATTCGCTGCCCTACCCAGGCATCAACACTGATAACCTACCCTACTTCGTGCCTATTGCTGCGGTCGCCAAAGGTCGCACGCTCATACACGACTGGATGTATGAAAACCGAGCCATTTACTACACGGAAGTTACAAAAATTGGCGCTACCATAGAGCTGGCCGACCCACACCGCGTCTATATTACCGGACCGACAAAATTTACGCGTGCTGATGTATTTTGCCCACCCGCTCTGCGGCCAGCAAGTTTACTGCTCATTGGTATGCTCGCAGCCGATGGCATCTCGACGTTACGAAACATCTATACCATCCAACGGGGTTACGAAGATCTCGCCGAACGACTCAACTCACTCGGTGCTCGTATAGAAGTATTTCACGACTTGTAG
- a CDS encoding transposase, whose product MSRSKCSRDLYCAFLEVTSDRYSALSLSEVAPDGSTLSHDSISRWLADEKVQPKDLWQAAKSEVASKPGILVFDDVVIDKSRSGKTELVNWQYAGSKHDITKGIGVVNALWQTSKEDYIPMDYRIWNPSEDGKTKNNHFRDMLTAVKQRQLTPEMVVADSWYSSLDNLKATRSHGWDWVMGLRSNRLVNKPHVQIKTLEIPDEGLVVHLKGYGWIKLFRFVTKHGRTDYIGTSKLDLSRSQVKEYFERRWSVEVLHRELKQTCGFTRCLANTGRAQRNHIGLSMLTWIQRHKRRSQDRLNNRQNSMYQQKWEVIKPSIQLALAARMRG is encoded by the coding sequence ATGTCTCGATCAAAATGTTCTCGCGATCTGTATTGTGCTTTCTTGGAAGTAACATCAGATAGATATTCAGCATTGTCACTGAGCGAAGTTGCTCCAGATGGATCGACACTGTCACATGACAGCATCTCTCGTTGGCTTGCAGACGAAAAGGTACAGCCCAAGGATCTGTGGCAGGCTGCTAAATCTGAGGTAGCCTCTAAACCTGGTATCCTTGTCTTTGATGATGTAGTCATAGACAAAAGTCGTAGTGGTAAAACTGAATTAGTAAACTGGCAGTATGCCGGCTCGAAGCACGACATAACTAAAGGTATTGGTGTAGTTAATGCCTTATGGCAAACCAGTAAAGAAGACTACATACCGATGGACTACCGTATATGGAATCCGTCGGAAGATGGCAAGACTAAAAACAACCATTTCAGGGATATGCTGACAGCTGTGAAACAGCGTCAACTTACGCCTGAAATGGTTGTTGCCGACAGCTGGTATTCCAGTCTAGATAACCTTAAAGCCACTCGCTCTCATGGCTGGGATTGGGTGATGGGGTTACGTAGCAACCGTTTGGTCAACAAACCACATGTACAGATTAAAACCCTCGAGATACCAGATGAAGGTCTGGTCGTACACCTCAAAGGATACGGATGGATCAAGCTATTCCGGTTCGTGACCAAACACGGTCGCACTGATTACATTGGTACTAGCAAGCTCGATCTATCCAGGAGCCAAGTCAAAGAGTACTTTGAAAGACGTTGGAGCGTCGAAGTGTTGCATCGTGAACTCAAACAAACCTGTGGTTTTACTCGCTGTCTGGCCAACACTGGCCGAGCACAGAGAAACCACATTGGGCTCTCTATGCTCACCTGGATACAAAGACACAAAAGAAGATCTCAGGACAGGCTAAACAATAGACAAAACAGCATGTACCAACAAAAGTGGGAGGTCATAAAACCGAGCATCCAGCTAGCGCTGGCTGCTCGTATGCGTGGTTAA
- the murB gene encoding UDP-N-acetylmuramate dehydrogenase — MLRIDEHVSLAQYSTMRLGGEAAYLAEVHSRDDLKEASAWASERQLPLLMIGGGSNIVWRDEGFPGLILVNRMLGYETYVLLDSHFVTVGAGEIWDTVVGRTVAAGLTGIEALSLIPGTAGATPVQNVGAYGQEIAQTLTSVEVFDRTTGQFTTVPTEACGFSYRHSKFQTEYRDRFFITAITLHLIAGNPFPPFYSAVEKYLGEHPVDGDVTPRVIRDAVTAIRSSKLPDPARVANNGSFFGNPVVDSRKFMELVAEYPTMPNWSNEDEKIKIPAAWLIEQVGYKDVHDSKTGMATWPTQPLVLVNEHAKSTADLLRFRDEIVSAVQTKFGITLNQEPELLP, encoded by the coding sequence ATGCTGCGCATAGATGAACACGTATCCCTCGCACAGTATTCCACCATGCGTCTTGGCGGCGAAGCGGCGTATCTTGCTGAAGTTCATAGTCGTGACGATCTAAAAGAGGCGTCTGCCTGGGCATCAGAGCGACAGCTCCCCCTACTCATGATTGGTGGCGGTAGTAACATTGTTTGGCGCGACGAAGGTTTTCCGGGACTTATTTTGGTCAACCGTATGCTAGGCTACGAAACTTACGTGTTACTTGATAGCCATTTCGTAACAGTCGGTGCTGGTGAAATATGGGACACGGTTGTCGGCCGTACCGTGGCCGCGGGGCTGACAGGCATAGAAGCACTCAGTCTTATACCTGGTACCGCAGGAGCTACACCGGTACAAAATGTGGGAGCATACGGCCAAGAAATTGCCCAGACACTTACTAGTGTGGAGGTTTTTGATAGAACAACTGGCCAGTTCACTACAGTACCTACCGAAGCGTGTGGCTTTTCCTACCGCCACAGCAAGTTTCAAACCGAATACCGCGACCGCTTTTTTATAACCGCAATTACCTTGCACCTCATAGCGGGAAACCCATTCCCTCCCTTCTACAGTGCGGTCGAGAAATACTTAGGCGAGCATCCTGTTGATGGTGACGTGACCCCACGCGTCATTAGAGATGCCGTCACTGCTATTCGCTCAAGCAAACTACCTGACCCAGCTAGGGTAGCAAACAACGGCTCCTTCTTTGGAAACCCAGTGGTGGACAGTCGCAAATTTATGGAACTAGTTGCTGAGTATCCGACCATGCCAAACTGGTCAAATGAGGATGAAAAAATCAAAATTCCGGCGGCCTGGCTGATAGAGCAAGTGGGATATAAAGATGTACACGACAGCAAAACCGGCATGGCCACCTGGCCAACACAGCCGCTTGTACTCGTCAATGAACATGCCAAATCTACCGCCGACCTCCTGCGCTTCCGCGACGAAATTGTGTCAGCCGTGCAAACAAAATTCGGCATAACCCTCAACCAAGAACCCGAACTACTCCCATAA
- a CDS encoding amidophosphoribosyltransferase produces the protein MIEMQDDKQMTEKCAVFGIFGASPEVEAARLSFYGLCALQHRGQESSGISTSDGKSLYLHADYGLVTTVYRQQDLDKLPGHIAIGHNRYSTSGGTDDCFNQPFLDNKHGFAFAHNGNLPDTSQLEEFLKSHHISSSRLNDSGMMAAAIAAQLGTGLSLPDAIAACYPLFTGVFSAVAMNQDTLVAFRDPHGIRPLALGKMQDGTYVIASETCALDTIGAKFEREIDPGEMVVISSDGIRSTQVIPGEQKLDIFEFVYFARPDSIILGQSVNKVRMNFGRLMARERLVSADVVIPVPDSSIPAALGYAEASGIPFEMNLIKNRYIHRTFIRPTAELREHDLKMKLNPLVEAIAGRRVVLVDDSIVRGTTMRKTVQMLRDAGATEVHLMISSPPVLYPDYYGINTPSQKELIASEKTVPQIRQYVGADSLYFLSYDGMVKATGLPEHVFSASCFTGIYPTPIGKRAAEITHVNITDRLVPESK, from the coding sequence ATGATCGAAATGCAAGATGATAAACAAATGACAGAAAAGTGTGCTGTTTTTGGCATATTTGGAGCGAGCCCAGAAGTAGAAGCGGCTCGTTTGTCTTTTTATGGGCTGTGTGCGCTGCAGCACCGCGGACAGGAAAGTTCAGGGATTTCAACTTCGGATGGTAAAAGCCTTTACTTACACGCTGACTATGGCCTTGTGACAACCGTTTACCGCCAGCAAGACCTAGATAAACTACCTGGGCATATTGCTATCGGTCACAACCGTTACTCCACCTCTGGCGGCACAGATGACTGTTTTAACCAACCGTTTCTTGACAACAAGCACGGCTTCGCTTTTGCCCATAACGGCAACTTGCCCGACACATCACAGCTCGAAGAGTTCTTAAAAAGTCACCACATCTCATCCAGCAGGCTAAATGATTCCGGCATGATGGCAGCGGCCATTGCCGCACAGCTTGGGACAGGGCTGAGCTTGCCCGACGCTATCGCTGCCTGTTATCCGCTCTTTACAGGTGTATTTTCGGCGGTGGCGATGAACCAAGATACACTTGTCGCCTTCCGCGACCCACACGGCATTCGGCCACTGGCTTTGGGTAAAATGCAGGACGGCACTTATGTCATCGCCAGTGAAACCTGCGCACTCGATACCATTGGCGCGAAGTTTGAGCGCGAAATCGACCCCGGTGAAATGGTCGTTATTTCATCAGATGGTATTCGGTCCACGCAAGTCATCCCAGGTGAACAAAAGCTCGATATTTTTGAGTTTGTATACTTTGCCCGGCCCGACAGTATCATCCTCGGTCAAAGTGTCAACAAAGTACGCATGAATTTTGGACGGCTTATGGCACGCGAACGTTTAGTGAGCGCCGATGTGGTTATTCCGGTGCCTGATTCCTCCATTCCCGCAGCACTCGGCTACGCTGAAGCCAGCGGTATTCCTTTTGAAATGAACCTTATAAAGAACCGCTACATCCACCGCACGTTCATCCGCCCCACAGCCGAGCTGCGTGAGCACGACCTTAAAATGAAATTAAACCCACTAGTCGAAGCAATAGCGGGTCGCCGCGTTGTTCTCGTAGATGACTCAATCGTCCGGGGTACTACCATGCGAAAAACGGTACAGATGCTACGCGATGCAGGCGCAACTGAAGTTCACCTCATGATTAGTTCGCCACCAGTTCTCTACCCTGACTATTACGGCATAAACACCCCGTCACAAAAGGAACTTATTGCTTCCGAAAAGACCGTGCCACAAATTCGTCAGTACGTTGGCGCAGACTCATTGTATTTTCTCAGCTACGATGGCATGGTTAAAGCCACAGGCTTACCCGAACATGTGTTTTCCGCCTCGTGCTTTACCGGAATATACCCGACCCCTATCGGAAAACGCGCAGCTGAAATCACTCATGTTAACATTACGGACCGTTTAGTCCCGGAATCAAAATGA
- a CDS encoding VIT family protein, with protein sequence MDELKKKLTLSQNDKLNGLRAAVLGANDGVVSTAGLIFGVAGATNNKGAIFTAGLAGLIAGAISMALGEYVSVSTQRDTERAFIAREKELLSKDPEGQLSDLATFYENKGVSRKTALQFAEELTKGDPLKAHLETELKLDEADLTNPMTAGVASFFSFGLGALVPLLTAVLSPDDTRILTTLVAVVFGLFVTGYYSAKFGGANKAAAVRRVLVGGLIAMAVTYAIGRAFGTAIS encoded by the coding sequence ATGGACGAACTCAAGAAAAAACTAACTCTTTCCCAGAACGACAAGCTTAATGGCCTGCGTGCCGCCGTGCTTGGTGCAAACGACGGCGTGGTCAGTACGGCCGGACTGATTTTTGGCGTGGCTGGCGCCACAAACAACAAGGGTGCAATATTTACGGCTGGTCTGGCGGGTCTGATTGCTGGTGCAATCAGCATGGCGCTCGGCGAGTATGTTTCGGTTAGTACGCAGCGCGACACAGAGCGAGCTTTCATTGCTCGTGAGAAAGAGCTGCTTAGTAAAGATCCTGAAGGTCAATTATCTGACCTGGCCACATTTTATGAAAACAAAGGCGTTTCGCGCAAAACAGCTCTGCAGTTTGCAGAAGAGCTAACTAAAGGCGACCCGCTGAAGGCGCACCTAGAAACGGAACTCAAACTCGATGAAGCAGACCTGACAAATCCAATGACCGCTGGTGTAGCGTCGTTTTTTTCGTTTGGGCTCGGAGCACTTGTCCCACTTTTGACAGCAGTGTTGTCACCTGATGATACGCGCATACTTACTACACTTGTGGCCGTAGTCTTCGGGCTATTTGTTACCGGCTACTACAGTGCGAAGTTCGGTGGTGCCAACAAGGCTGCAGCCGTCCGACGTGTGCTCGTGGGCGGTTTGATAGCAATGGCCGTAACTTACGCCATTGGCCGCGCTTTCGGCACCGCCATAAGCTAA
- a CDS encoding helix-turn-helix transcriptional regulator, with translation MADKDTSTPYRPLGARLRKLREQRRESLAEVSGAVEIEENQLQNIERGKDRPSEDILLLLISHFGIGEDHADELWELAGYDARYDHDHDHGQDDHEHTASDQGDMKRTAAMMIMLDPRVMYSDSVEVVSNKQGVIVNFSQTAGPNNPPLTVSRIGMSYDQAKAVMGILHQVLYARDNPGHTRRLKDGL, from the coding sequence ATGGCAGATAAAGATACTTCAACTCCATACAGACCGCTCGGCGCAAGACTCCGAAAGCTACGCGAACAACGCCGCGAGAGCTTAGCCGAAGTGTCGGGCGCTGTAGAAATTGAAGAAAATCAACTGCAAAATATTGAGCGAGGCAAAGATCGCCCAAGTGAAGACATTCTCCTGCTCCTCATCAGCCATTTTGGTATAGGCGAGGATCATGCCGACGAGCTTTGGGAGCTGGCCGGTTACGATGCAAGGTACGACCATGATCACGACCATGGACAAGATGACCACGAGCATACAGCTAGTGATCAGGGTGACATGAAGCGTACTGCTGCGATGATGATCATGCTTGACCCACGGGTAATGTACAGCGACAGCGTTGAAGTAGTTTCAAACAAACAAGGCGTCATTGTAAATTTTTCCCAGACCGCAGGGCCAAATAATCCTCCGCTCACCGTATCCCGCATTGGCATGAGCTACGACCAAGCAAAAGCTGTCATGGGTATTTTGCATCAGGTGCTCTACGCCCGTGATAACCCCGGTCATACTCGCCGCCTGAAAGACGGTCTCTAA
- a CDS encoding serine hydroxymethyltransferase, with the protein MVDTAVADLIAAEEKREHEGLELIPSENYVSRDVLTANGSIFTNKYSEGYPRRRYYGGQDCTDPLEELAIERAKKLFKADHANVQPHSGVPANEAVYYAWLEPGDTVLGMDLGHGGHLSHGNPMTRSAHIYKFVGYKVKDITTGEIDYDELRELALTHKPKIILAGFSAYPGELDYAKFAAIAKEVGPDCLLMADMAHIAGLIVAGEAKNPFDYGFHVITTTTHKTLRGPRGGLILSKGTVGNPLKAPEKTIDNIPTLIDRAIFPGTQGGPHMHSIAAKAVAFGEALKPEFKIYAKQVVKNASVLAEELKKRGFTLVAGGTKNHLIVADVQSSFGIDGSIAEKALDKVGLNLNKNSIPNDPLPPFRPSGIRLGTPAITTRGLKEKDMVKVAEWMKQTIDARDDDEKLAAIHAEVIAFASQFPLPSDTDSSCGDCKDCKD; encoded by the coding sequence ATGGTAGATACCGCAGTAGCTGATCTAATTGCAGCAGAAGAAAAACGTGAGCATGAGGGGCTAGAACTTATACCAAGTGAAAACTACGTATCGCGTGACGTGCTCACTGCCAACGGCAGCATTTTTACAAACAAGTACAGTGAGGGGTACCCCCGCCGCCGTTACTATGGTGGCCAAGACTGCACCGACCCACTTGAGGAACTTGCAATTGAACGCGCCAAAAAACTTTTCAAGGCAGACCATGCCAATGTGCAACCACACTCCGGCGTGCCTGCAAATGAGGCCGTGTACTATGCGTGGCTGGAGCCAGGCGATACTGTTCTCGGCATGGATCTTGGCCATGGAGGCCATTTAAGCCATGGTAACCCGATGACGCGCTCAGCTCATATCTACAAGTTTGTCGGGTACAAGGTTAAGGATATTACAACTGGTGAAATTGACTATGACGAGCTCCGAGAACTTGCCCTCACGCACAAGCCCAAGATCATATTGGCAGGGTTTAGTGCTTACCCGGGTGAGCTAGATTACGCCAAGTTTGCGGCCATCGCCAAAGAGGTTGGCCCTGACTGCCTCCTTATGGCAGACATGGCGCATATTGCCGGGCTTATTGTCGCAGGCGAAGCCAAAAACCCATTCGACTACGGCTTTCATGTTATTACCACGACGACACACAAAACGCTTCGCGGACCACGCGGAGGGCTTATCCTCAGCAAAGGAACTGTCGGTAACCCGCTCAAAGCACCTGAAAAAACCATCGATAACATCCCAACACTCATAGACCGAGCCATTTTTCCTGGGACGCAGGGCGGGCCACACATGCACAGCATCGCTGCAAAAGCTGTTGCGTTTGGCGAAGCCCTCAAGCCCGAGTTTAAAATCTATGCAAAACAAGTCGTCAAAAACGCTTCTGTTTTGGCAGAGGAACTTAAAAAACGCGGGTTTACATTGGTCGCCGGAGGTACAAAAAATCACCTAATCGTAGCGGATGTGCAGAGTAGTTTTGGCATAGATGGTAGCATTGCTGAAAAAGCGCTCGACAAAGTCGGTTTGAACCTCAACAAAAACTCCATTCCAAATGACCCATTGCCACCATTCCGCCCAAGCGGTATTCGCCTTGGTACGCCTGCCATCACGACGCGCGGACTCAAAGAAAAAGACATGGTCAAAGTAGCGGAATGGATGAAGCAGACTATCGATGCTCGAGATGACGACGAAAAACTCGCGGCTATTCACGCAGAAGTAATTGCCTTTGCCAGTCAGTTTCCGTTACCGAGTGATACGGATTCGTCCTGCGGTGATTGTAAAGACTGCAAAGACTAG
- a CDS encoding alpha,alpha-trehalase — protein sequence MQGNDLFDKALIAAEQAARRLLPAKPEPLTSADVQKAREYIAEYWVKLERFHPVDDESLLGMPNPYLVPSFDETASFDYNEMYYWDSYFMVQGMLDEPHRSLTTGILEDLLYLFERFGAIPNASRTYLTGRSQPPFLTSFIFDVYGRYELDTAWLKRAIAIAQQEYNVVWRGTKKPNERLVHKGLSRYYDINYLHDLAEAESGWDMTPRFGRKALNYLPVDLNALLYKYETDFARAARILGDEKESVAWLDAAEKRKKAMNELMWDQMRGLYYDYDYKKQKRSNTSSLAAYYPMWAGMVSEKRAAVLVKSLRRFENKGGLATTDALPLGQFVPGSVPVQWAFPNGWAPLHLIVVEGLMQYGYHEDAERIAMKWLRTNLDWFNEHGVFLEKYNVVNPDKPPQKGVYPSQTGFGWTNAVFERFCQEFIDKRP from the coding sequence ATGCAAGGCAACGATTTGTTTGACAAAGCGCTTATTGCAGCCGAACAAGCGGCGCGTCGTTTGCTGCCCGCAAAACCAGAACCCCTCACTAGCGCCGACGTGCAAAAGGCACGTGAGTACATTGCTGAATATTGGGTAAAACTCGAACGGTTTCACCCAGTAGACGATGAAAGTTTGCTGGGCATGCCAAACCCATACCTCGTCCCTAGTTTTGACGAGACTGCCAGCTTCGACTACAACGAAATGTACTACTGGGACAGTTACTTTATGGTGCAGGGAATGCTCGATGAGCCGCACCGAAGCTTGACGACAGGCATTTTGGAAGATTTGCTTTACCTGTTTGAGCGGTTTGGCGCTATACCAAATGCATCCCGTACTTATTTGACCGGACGTTCTCAGCCACCATTTCTGACAAGTTTTATTTTTGACGTTTACGGCCGTTATGAACTAGACACTGCATGGTTAAAGCGAGCCATCGCCATCGCCCAGCAAGAATATAATGTTGTCTGGCGTGGTACAAAAAAGCCCAATGAGCGGCTGGTACACAAAGGTTTGAGCCGGTACTACGATATCAATTATCTCCATGATCTTGCCGAGGCGGAAAGTGGCTGGGATATGACGCCGCGCTTTGGCCGCAAGGCGCTCAACTACCTGCCGGTTGACTTAAATGCGCTGCTATACAAATACGAGACTGACTTTGCTCGTGCCGCCCGGATACTTGGCGACGAAAAGGAATCGGTAGCATGGCTTGACGCTGCCGAAAAACGTAAAAAAGCAATGAACGAACTTATGTGGGATCAAATGCGGGGGTTGTACTACGACTACGATTACAAAAAACAAAAACGTAGTAACACTAGTAGCCTCGCTGCCTACTATCCTATGTGGGCAGGAATGGTAAGTGAAAAGCGGGCTGCCGTACTCGTCAAATCACTGCGTCGTTTTGAAAACAAAGGTGGGCTAGCGACCACCGACGCGCTGCCACTTGGTCAATTCGTACCGGGCAGCGTGCCCGTACAGTGGGCGTTTCCAAACGGTTGGGCGCCGTTGCACCTAATTGTCGTCGAGGGGCTTATGCAATATGGTTACCATGAAGATGCAGAGCGCATCGCCATGAAATGGCTCCGAACTAATCTAGACTGGTTCAACGAGCATGGTGTATTTCTTGAAAAATATAATGTCGTTAATCCAGACAAACCACCTCAAAAAGGTGTTTACCCCAGCCAGACCGGCTTTGGCTGGACGAACGCTGTTTTCGAACGCTTCTGCCAAGAGTTTATTGACAAGCGTCCATAG